From Miscanthus floridulus cultivar M001 chromosome 15, ASM1932011v1, whole genome shotgun sequence, the proteins below share one genomic window:
- the LOC136508267 gene encoding zinc finger BED domain-containing protein RICESLEEPER 2-like yields the protein MAGSGDDDGPTINDELRSLGQIPNDEDDMGDAAHLLFGRSAPPTNRDDGADGGAPAASAAAGASAAAPSDAASLASSTTGTGKRRSPVWADFEEVKEVVDGEQVVSAICKLCRHRLSGKSANGTGHLKRHLISCKKKVDRANAVQSRLALNPDGSYRNWEYKPDVARHELIRLIARLDLPLSIADNDAWDDYIQRAHNPRYKRVTRFSTARDLSKLYNEKMLHLKAAVMPGVSSVCLTSDIWSGNAKEDYIAVVAHYITSDWELKKSVIGFKLIEVSHNGINIAECISGVLRDWGLLDKVFSVSLDNASSNTTAMLALTPLLDGYLGYDVDPSDHTKKVYHVVHQRCACHIINLIVKSGLKRLKPCIEIFRTAINFLNSSNQRIAQFKEYCQAKGMRPRKFCLDMDVRWNSTYLMLKHLMPYRTVFSVFINLQFGYPLLVEQHWYIAEKVLQFLELFYDSTVALSGVYYPTSPLVLHHILEIASHLHDYEHDSNLCNVVAPMKAKFLKYWKHVPLLYAFAFVLDPRAKMRGLQNVLDLLAQSNNMSYIDYLAEVKFELHKLYDKYESKFGAARPARTTHPSGLTGKRKQAWGKIFGGSVSSGPSSTAGSSAVPPGLSELTVYLDSDNVVAYDDDFDVLNWWHEHKLTFPVLCTMAKDIMSVPVSTTSSESCFSLTGRIIEERRRRLGPDTVEMLICVKDWELGEEKGQHTVEDEEYEDYFKNQFLDHDSGASGITT from the coding sequence ATGGCCGGCTCTGGTGACGACGATGGTCCAACCATCAATGACGAGCTCAGGTCGTTGGGCCAGATCCCCAACGACGAAGACGACATGGGCGATGCTGCTCATCTCTTGTTCGGTAGGAGTGCTCCTCCGACCAACCGAGATGATGGTGCTGATGGTGGTGCGCCGGCGGCTAGTGCTGCTGCTGGTGCGTCGGCGGCGGCCCCTAGTGATGCAGCTTCACTCGCTTCGTCCACCACTGGTACTGGTAAGCGGCGCTCCCCTGTGTGGGCTGACTTCGAGGAAGTCAAAGAGGTAGTGGATGGTGAGCAGGTTGTTTCTGCTATTTGCAAGCTTTGTCGTCATCGTTTGTCTGGTAAATCTGCTAATGGCACTGGTCACTTAAAAAGACATCTAATATCCTGTAAAAAGAAAGTTGATAGGGCTAATGCTGTTCAAAGTAGGCTTGCTTTAAACCCTGATGGATCTTATAGAAACTGGGAGTATAAGCCTGATGTTGCTAGGCATGAGCTGATTCGTTTGATTGCTAGATTGGATCTGCCTTTGTCTATTGCTGATAATGATGCTTGGGATGATTACATTCAGCGTGCTCACAATCCTAGATATAAGAGGGTCACTAGATTTAGCACAGCTAGAGATCTGTCTAAGCTATACAATGAAAAAATGTTGCACCTTAAAGCTGCTGTTATGCCTGGTGTGTCTTCTGTTTGTTTGACATCTGATatctggtctggtaatgctaaggaagaTTATATTGCTGTTGTTGCTCACTACATTACTTCTGATTGGGAACTTAAGAAATCTGTTATTGGTTTTAAACTGATTGAAGTGAGTCATAATGGCATTAACATTGCTGAATGTATCTCTGGTGTGCTTAGAGATTGGGGCCTGCTTGACAAAGTTTTCTCTGTTAGTCTTGATAATGCATCTTCTAATACAACTGCTATGCTTGCTTTGACCCCTTTGCTTGATGGTTACCTGGGCTATGATGTTGATCCTTCTGATCATACTAAAAAGGTGTATCATGTTGTGCATCAGCGATGTGCTTGCCATATAATTAACTTGATTGTTAAATCTGGTTTGAAAAGGCTTAAACCTTGCATAGAGAtttttagaactgcaattaacTTCCTAAATTCATCTAATCAGCGCATTGCTCAATTCAAGGAATACTGCCAAGCTAAGGGGATGCGTCCTCGTAAGTTTtgtttggatatggatgttagatggaactcAACCTATCTTATGCTTAAACATTTAATGCCATATAGAACTgtattttctgtgttcattaatctTCAGTTTGGCTATCCTCTGTTGGTTGAACAGCACTGGTACATTGCTGAAAAGGTGTTGCAGTTTCTTGAATTGTTCTATGATTCAACTGTTGCTCTGTCTGGTGTTTATTACCCTACTAGTCCTTTGGTACTGCATCACATACTTGAGATTGCTAGCCACCTGCATGACTATGAACATGATTCTAATCTATGTAATGTTGTTGCTCCAATGAAGGCTAAATTTCTTAAATACTGGAAACATGTGCCACTGTTATATGCATTTGCTTTTGTTCTGGACCCAAgggctaagatgagaggtttgcAGAATGTGCTTGACTTGCTTGCTCAGAGTAACAATATGAGTTACATTGATTATCTTGCTGAGGTCAAATTTGAGTTGCATAAACTGTATGACAAGTATGAATctaagtttggtgcagctaggccAGCTAGGACCACCCATCCATCTGGATTGACAGGTAAGAGGAAGCAGGCATGGGGCAAAATATTTGGAGGATCAGTTTCTTCTGGTCCTTCAAGTACTGCTGGATCATCTGCTGTGCCTCCTGGTCTCTCTGAGCTCACTGTTTACCTTGACAGTGACAATGTTGTGGCCTATGATGATGATTTTGATGTCCTGAATTGGTGGCATGAGCATAAACTAACCTTCCCAGTTCTCTGTACAATGGCTAAAGATATTATGTCTGTCCCTGTTTCAACAACTTCTTCGGAGTCTTGCTTTAGTCTTACTGGCAGGATCATTGAGGAGCGCCGACGTCGATTGGGACCAGACACTGTGGAGATGTTGATCTGCGTGAAGGACTGGGAGCTTGGTGAAGAGAAGGGACAGCATACAGTGGAGGATGAGGAGTATGAAGACTACTTCAAGAATCAGTTTCTAGATCATGACTCTGGTGCTAGTGGAATAACCACTTAG